CGACGACCAGGTAGTGATCGGGCGGCTGCTCGGCCATTCGTTCCCGCACTCGCTCGCGAATCTCCTGCAACTTGTAGCCGTGCTCGCGGGCAAACACCAGGAACGCGTTGATCAGTTCATCGAGGTCGCGGGCCTGTTCGAGCGCCGCGTGCTCATCGCGCAGGTTGACGAACACTCCCGCGCCCGGCTTCATGGTCACCCAGCCGCGCTTGGCCAGATGCCGATAGGCGTGGCTCACCGTGTTGTGATGGATCCCGAGTTGTTTTGCCAGCTCCCGCACGCTGGGCAGGGCATCGCCCGGCCCCAGTTCTCCCGCCCCGATCGCCACCCGCACCTGCTCGATGATCTGCTCCCGCACCCCCACCGCGCCCGTCTTCGCCACTCGGATTTTCATTGTCGGGCGGGCACTTCGAACGTCAGGGTGGCGAAAAAGCTGCGCCAGTCAATCTCCGGATCGCCTTGCGCCTCGACCATGTGGATGAGCCGCGCATACCACAGCCCCGGCCGGTCGAGCTTCAGCTCGGCGCGGCCGTTCGCGTCGGTTTCCGCGGTCACCGGGAATTCATGCCCCTTCACCATCGCGCCGGTATACATCGCGCTGACGCGCACGCCGGCCAGCGGTTTGCCCAGGAACAACACCCTGACCCTGAGCGGCTCGTCTTTCGCGAGTGACGCCGGATCTTTGTCCGGCACGATCTCCAGTGCGTGTCCTAACGCTTCGCTCGCCGCAGCGCCGTTCGCACCCAACAGGAGCTTGGTGTAGCGGGAGTACAGTTCGCGACCTTCGCTCGCGTCCTTGCCGCTCTCCTTGCGGGCGCGGATCACGTCCTTGAACCCCTCGCCCTCGATGTAGCCGTTGAAATCTTCTGCCGCCAGCCGGATGTAGCGCGGCGCCACGATCATCTCCGCCACTCCAGCCTGCGGCGCTCCCGGCGCGCAGAATTGCTTGCCGCGCTTCGCTCCCGCGAGCGCTCGAACGCCCCCACCGGTGCGCACCTGAAAGCGCTCCACACGGTCCGCCGTCACCGCGTTCATGGACTCGGGAAAGTGTTCGCCGATGCGCGCGCACACTCTCTTCGTACCGCCCCTCGTCTCCGCCACCAGCCACAGGTCATGGGCTACGCAGTTCGCGGTCAACCAACCCAGCAAGGTCGCGCCAATCAACAAAAACCGCATCCTGGACATGCGCCGTATTCTACCGGACCAGTCGCACGCCCGGGCCTCGAGCCTTTTTCCAATGGATTCAATGAATCCATCCTCCCAGTCCTGTGCGCTATACTTTCCGTTCGTCGAGGTGCCTTATGGCTTTCTGCACATCGTGTGGAGCGAACATTCCCGCCACAGCGGGCTTCTGTACCAGTTGCGGCAAGAAGATCGAAGGAGCCGTGCAGGCGGCTGCCACACCGGCGGCGCCTGCGACGGCGGCGCAGCCCGCAAGATCGGGCGGCGGCGGTCTCAAGATCGTCCTCATCGTGCTGGGCATTTTCTTCTTTCTCGGCGCGGTGGTGGTCGGTGTCATCAGCTA
This portion of the Terriglobales bacterium genome encodes:
- a CDS encoding DUF4198 domain-containing protein; this encodes MSRMRFLLIGATLLGWLTANCVAHDLWLVAETRGGTKRVCARIGEHFPESMNAVTADRVERFQVRTGGGVRALAGAKRGKQFCAPGAPQAGVAEMIVAPRYIRLAAEDFNGYIEGEGFKDVIRARKESGKDASEGRELYSRYTKLLLGANGAAASEALGHALEIVPDKDPASLAKDEPLRVRVLFLGKPLAGVRVSAMYTGAMVKGHEFPVTAETDANGRAELKLDRPGLWYARLIHMVEAQGDPEIDWRSFFATLTFEVPARQ